In a single window of the Rhizobiaceae bacterium genome:
- a CDS encoding ATP-grasp domain-containing protein: MPGKTALIAAVSGRALAQAAMRAGYRPLVADFFCDLDTLAVSIRTARLPGGLHTGVDAANVPAALRQLADGEEVDCLVLGSGFERLTSLVDELARGFPLTGNVGTTIARIKDPQALAADCATLGIPHPAMRQDAPTDPENWLAKRAGGAGGTHVRDAAGSDPHDSYYYQQRLSGTPVSALFVADGRRAHVVGYSRQWQSPAPGAPYRYGGAVRLARFPRRDAKMIGAWLDGLVERSGLLGLCSADFLRANGRYTLLEINPRPGATLDLFDSGEAPLFEAHVNASRGEPFSLPRAEGSVASMIAYAPRPLSSLPVFHWPAWTADWQHAGSRLEAGDPVCTVFGEGRTAADARRNLSRNARLLECNWADDRP, from the coding sequence TTGCCAGGTAAGACGGCCCTCATCGCCGCCGTGTCCGGTCGCGCCCTGGCGCAGGCCGCAATGCGCGCGGGCTATCGTCCGCTGGTCGCCGATTTCTTCTGCGACCTCGACACGCTCGCCGTCAGCATCCGCACGGCGCGCCTGCCCGGCGGCCTGCATACAGGCGTGGATGCCGCCAACGTGCCCGCCGCGTTGCGGCAACTGGCGGATGGCGAAGAAGTGGATTGCCTTGTGCTCGGTTCCGGATTCGAGCGCCTGACATCCCTTGTGGACGAACTTGCGCGCGGCTTTCCGCTGACGGGAAACGTCGGAACCACAATCGCCCGCATCAAGGACCCACAGGCGCTGGCCGCCGATTGCGCCACGCTTGGCATCCCGCATCCCGCCATGCGGCAAGACGCCCCGACAGATCCAGAGAACTGGCTGGCCAAGCGCGCGGGCGGGGCGGGCGGCACACATGTTCGCGATGCGGCGGGCAGCGATCCGCACGACAGCTATTACTACCAGCAACGCCTCAGCGGCACGCCCGTCTCCGCGCTGTTCGTTGCCGACGGTCGCCGCGCGCATGTGGTCGGCTACAGCCGCCAGTGGCAGTCGCCCGCGCCGGGCGCGCCCTATCGCTATGGCGGCGCGGTGCGGCTCGCGCGCTTTCCCCGGCGCGACGCCAAAATGATCGGCGCATGGCTCGACGGGCTTGTGGAGCGTTCGGGCTTGCTCGGCCTTTGCAGCGCCGATTTCCTGCGCGCCAACGGCCGGTACACGCTGCTCGAAATCAATCCGCGACCCGGCGCGACGCTCGACCTTTTCGACAGCGGTGAAGCGCCGCTCTTCGAGGCGCATGTGAATGCGTCACGCGGCGAGCCGTTCAGCCTGCCTCGCGCCGAAGGTTCGGTCGCGTCCATGATCGCCTATGCACCAAGGCCGTTGAGCAGTTTGCCCGTATTTCATTGGCCCGCATGGACTGCCGACTGGCAGCACGCCGGCAGCCGGCTGGAAGCGGGCGATCCGGTCTGCACGGTTTTCGGCGAAGGCCGCACCGCGGCCGACGCGCGCCGCAACCTGAGCAGGAACGCGCGGCTGCTCGAATGCAACTGGGCAGATGACCGGCCATGA
- a CDS encoding 4a-hydroxytetrahydrobiopterin dehydratase, producing the protein MSERSNERTYSEEEIAARLAAELPKWRYENGWIRRKYKTHSWKSTLMVINTVGHLAEAAWHHPDITASYAWVEVRLMNHAAKGITDKDFELARKIEDVVQWQPGNEGGALEGTPQTDQRFAYIKYD; encoded by the coding sequence ATGAGCGAGAGATCGAACGAACGCACCTATTCGGAAGAGGAAATTGCGGCCCGGCTCGCGGCCGAACTGCCGAAATGGCGGTATGAGAACGGCTGGATCCGGCGCAAATACAAGACCCATAGCTGGAAATCGACGCTGATGGTCATCAACACGGTCGGGCATCTCGCCGAGGCTGCGTGGCATCATCCCGACATCACGGCTTCCTATGCCTGGGTCGAGGTACGCCTGATGAACCACGCGGCCAAGGGAATCACGGACAAGGACTTCGAACTTGCGCGCAAGATCGAGGATGTGGTCCAGTGGCAGCCCGGCAATGAAGGCGGCGCGCTGGAAGGCACGCCGCAAACCGACCAGCGCTTTGCCTATATCAAATATGATTAG
- a CDS encoding tungsten formylmethanofuran dehydrogenase, with the protein MAVAWIGSREVTGTEAARRAAELLAQSRCPVFSLDGDVHAWRAAIALAERVGASYDQLQGATLARELALFTGKGAITVAPGEVRRRADCIVLVGEIPASCRVWLKDVSGTKPDLAGGTGRSLFRVDSGRGAGRQVSSGGGIAQTLAALRAQLAGRSSSATVSNFDALRKALGNARYAAFLYSGAGLDELAIEMLQGIVADLNRTQRAAMLLLPDNEDAWGGALASTWMTGFAPRTGFGRGMPEYDPWRFDAARMIADREADLHLVMASRRNDIARLPRRPTAIVLSRTDAPVANAAVTIAIGEPGRDHDAVRYSHRTGTIVAQAAEKPSQRASAAAIIGAISEALPC; encoded by the coding sequence ATGGCGGTTGCATGGATCGGCAGCCGGGAGGTGACTGGCACTGAAGCGGCCCGCAGGGCCGCGGAATTGTTGGCGCAAAGCAGGTGCCCGGTTTTCAGTCTCGATGGCGATGTGCATGCGTGGCGGGCGGCGATTGCGCTGGCCGAACGCGTCGGCGCGTCCTACGACCAGTTGCAGGGCGCCACACTTGCGCGCGAACTGGCGCTGTTCACCGGCAAGGGTGCGATCACGGTCGCGCCCGGCGAGGTGCGCCGCCGCGCCGATTGCATCGTCTTGGTCGGGGAGATCCCCGCGTCCTGTCGCGTCTGGCTGAAGGATGTTTCGGGCACGAAACCGGACCTTGCGGGCGGAACCGGGCGAAGCCTGTTCCGCGTCGATTCGGGCCGTGGAGCGGGCAGGCAGGTTTCCTCCGGCGGCGGGATCGCGCAGACGCTCGCCGCGCTGCGCGCGCAACTGGCGGGCAGGTCCTCCTCCGCGACTGTCAGCAATTTCGATGCGCTTCGCAAAGCGCTTGGGAATGCGCGCTACGCTGCCTTTCTCTATTCGGGCGCGGGGCTGGACGAACTGGCCATCGAGATGCTGCAGGGCATTGTCGCCGATCTGAACAGGACGCAGCGCGCTGCAATGCTGCTGCTTCCTGACAATGAAGACGCATGGGGCGGCGCGCTCGCCTCGACATGGATGACCGGCTTTGCGCCGCGCACCGGGTTCGGACGCGGCATGCCGGAATATGATCCGTGGCGCTTCGACGCCGCGCGGATGATCGCGGACCGCGAGGCCGACCTGCATCTGGTGATGGCGTCGCGGCGAAACGACATCGCGCGCTTGCCGCGCAGGCCGACCGCGATTGTGCTGTCCCGCACGGATGCGCCTGTCGCGAACGCTGCCGTGACCATCGCCATCGGCGAGCCGGGTCGCGACCATGATGCAGTACGCTATTCGCACCGGACGGGCACCATTGTTGCGCAGGCGGCGGAAAAGCCATCGCAGCGTGCGAGCGCCGCCGCGATCATCGGCGCGATCAGCGAGGCGCTGCCATGCTGA
- a CDS encoding formylmethanofuran dehydrogenase subunit A, with product MLTRIEGGHVVDPASDRSGVGDVWFEDGRILAGGEGRAPDRVIDAAGCLVMAGAIDIHSHIGGGNVNTARLLLPEHHRAHLPRPAATPLSNAGWSTFETGCRYAQMGFTTVVEPAMSPGAALHTHLELSDIPIIDKATLAILGNDDFLLSMIRDKASPAMIEDYVAWTVASSRALGVKVINAGAAAAFKENVRTFSFDDVVPSYGVSSRRIVKTLQGAVNALGIPHPLHVHCNNLGAAGAADTAAVTMAAAEGLPLHLAHLQFYGYGTEGKRKFSSAGARLAEIVNSTPEITVDVGQVMFGQTVTVSSDVMRQFSARGTASPKKSVIHDGDANGGGIVPYRYRPDYYGALQWAVGLELFLLIDDPWRVFFTTDHPNGAPFTTYPAIFRLLMDREARAEAIAALPKAALAMTTLPSIGREYSWEEIAVMTRAAPAKLLGLKDRGTLAPGAIADIAVYRKQPDIEQMLGAAAYVFKDGDLVVRDGEVTHYRRGKALRLDTPVDAAMRRRMEAFHQERYGLSLDWFTFPDHAISRAAPFAEVACRS from the coding sequence ATGCTGACGCGGATCGAAGGCGGCCATGTCGTGGACCCGGCGAGTGATCGCTCGGGCGTCGGCGATGTCTGGTTCGAGGATGGACGCATCCTGGCGGGCGGCGAAGGTCGCGCGCCGGATCGCGTGATCGACGCGGCGGGCTGCCTCGTCATGGCGGGCGCCATCGACATCCATTCGCATATTGGCGGCGGCAATGTGAACACGGCGCGGCTGCTGCTGCCCGAACACCACCGCGCGCACCTGCCGCGACCGGCGGCGACGCCGCTTTCCAATGCCGGATGGTCGACCTTCGAGACAGGCTGCCGCTATGCCCAGATGGGCTTCACTACCGTCGTGGAACCGGCCATGTCGCCGGGCGCGGCGCTGCACACGCATCTGGAACTGTCCGACATTCCGATCATCGACAAGGCAACGCTCGCCATTCTCGGCAATGACGATTTCCTCCTGTCGATGATCCGCGACAAGGCCTCGCCCGCGATGATCGAGGATTATGTCGCATGGACCGTGGCGTCCTCGCGGGCGCTCGGCGTGAAGGTCATCAATGCGGGAGCGGCTGCGGCGTTCAAGGAGAATGTCCGCACATTTTCCTTCGACGATGTCGTGCCGTCCTACGGCGTGAGTTCGCGGCGGATCGTCAAGACCCTGCAAGGGGCCGTGAATGCGCTCGGCATTCCGCATCCGCTGCATGTCCACTGCAACAATCTGGGCGCAGCAGGCGCCGCCGACACGGCGGCGGTGACGATGGCGGCGGCGGAGGGCCTGCCGCTGCATCTGGCGCATCTCCAGTTCTACGGCTACGGCACGGAAGGAAAACGCAAGTTCTCCTCCGCCGGGGCGCGCCTCGCTGAAATCGTCAACTCGACGCCGGAAATCACGGTCGATGTGGGGCAGGTCATGTTCGGCCAGACCGTCACCGTGTCGTCGGACGTGATGCGGCAGTTTTCGGCAAGAGGCACCGCCAGCCCGAAGAAGAGCGTTATCCATGACGGTGACGCCAATGGCGGCGGGATCGTGCCCTACAGATACAGGCCCGACTATTATGGCGCGCTGCAATGGGCGGTCGGGCTGGAACTGTTCCTGCTGATCGACGACCCGTGGCGCGTGTTCTTCACGACGGACCATCCGAACGGCGCGCCGTTCACGACCTATCCGGCCATCTTCCGCCTGCTGATGGACCGGGAGGCGAGAGCGGAGGCGATTGCGGCGCTTCCGAAGGCGGCGCTTGCAATGACCACGCTGCCCTCAATCGGGCGGGAATATAGCTGGGAGGAGATCGCGGTGATGACGCGCGCGGCTCCGGCGAAGTTGCTCGGCCTCAAGGATCGCGGCACGCTTGCGCCGGGCGCAATTGCCGACATCGCCGTTTACCGCAAGCAGCCGGATATCGAGCAGATGCTTGGTGCGGCCGCCTATGTATTCAAGGACGGCGACCTTGTCGTGCGCGACGGCGAGGTCACGCATTATCGCCGGGGCAAGGCGCTGCGCCTCGATACGCCGGTAGATGCCGCGATGCGGCGGCGCATGGAAGCCTTTCATCAGGAGCGCTACGGCCTGTCGCTCGACTGGTTCACCTTTCCCGACCATGCCATTTCGCGCGCCGCGCCCTTTGCGGAGGTCGCATGTCGAAGCTGA
- a CDS encoding GHMP kinase: protein MTRSVTIRVPSRLHLGFLDPSGGTGRRFGSLGLPLSEPETVVTLSRSSETSVEGPEADRAARHLALMTHHLGIRGQHRLVIEDAIPRHAGLGSGTQIALAVAASLRTLHGLALDTDNDAMLLSRGARSGVGIASFADGGVIVDAGNDGSGRPPPVVARLPFPEDWRVLLILDRTSDGLHGDAELAAFRALPVFPQAGVDEIARLVLLGVLPALVNHDFSAFGEAVGAIQQRVGTHFAPAQGGIFTSSRVEAIAHRLASLGASGIGQSSWGPTGFAFAADAASAQSMIRELGSLPDGVAVHGVSGRNRGAEIASTELGLVGS, encoded by the coding sequence ATGACGCGTTCCGTTACCATAAGAGTGCCCTCCCGTCTCCACCTGGGCTTCCTCGATCCGAGCGGAGGAACGGGCCGCCGCTTCGGCAGCCTCGGCCTGCCGCTCTCCGAGCCCGAAACCGTCGTGACCCTTTCGCGCAGCAGCGAGACAAGCGTCGAGGGACCGGAAGCGGACCGCGCGGCGCGGCACCTGGCGCTGATGACGCATCATCTGGGCATTCGCGGCCAGCACCGCCTCGTCATCGAGGATGCGATCCCGAGGCATGCCGGGCTCGGCTCCGGCACCCAGATCGCGCTGGCGGTGGCGGCTTCGCTGCGCACGCTGCACGGGCTTGCGCTCGATACGGACAATGACGCGATGTTGCTGTCGCGCGGCGCGCGTTCGGGCGTGGGCATTGCCAGCTTTGCCGATGGCGGCGTGATCGTAGATGCCGGAAACGACGGCAGCGGCAGGCCGCCTCCGGTCGTCGCCCGGCTGCCCTTTCCCGAGGATTGGCGTGTCCTGCTGATCCTCGACCGGACCAGCGACGGCCTGCACGGCGATGCAGAGCTTGCCGCGTTTCGCGCGTTGCCTGTATTTCCGCAGGCGGGCGTGGACGAGATTGCGCGCCTTGTGCTGCTGGGCGTCTTGCCCGCGCTGGTGAACCATGACTTTTCCGCCTTTGGCGAGGCGGTCGGCGCGATCCAGCAACGCGTCGGCACCCATTTCGCGCCCGCGCAGGGCGGCATCTTCACCTCCTCGCGCGTCGAAGCCATCGCCCACCGGCTCGCATCGCTCGGGGCGTCCGGCATCGGCCAGAGTTCATGGGGACCGACCGGCTTCGCTTTCGCCGCGGACGCCGCCTCCGCCCAATCCATGATCCGCGAGCTTGGGTCCTTGCCGGACGGCGTCGCCGTCCATGGGGTGAGCGGACGCAACAGGGGCGCCGAGATCGCCTCGACGGAACTTGGCCTCGTGGGAAGCTGA
- a CDS encoding methylenetetrahydromethanopterin dehydrogenase, with translation MRKHILHMITPLKHMSPFDVNMALDAGFDAVVPYTGVSLGEVTGLVQDAIFSRPPDAGADSGVFIAGKDVSLALDMFNAAKKAMVPPFQLSVFADPAGSFTTAAAMVAKVEKALTKKFDRSLKDTRVAIFGATGVVGFCTAVIAARQGARVTLVGHDGASRVEAIGAEMKQRFDVQVAATDGSTERGKTSIAAESEVVLSAAKAGVQVLSKGQLGSATHLLVAADVNAVPPAGIEGLSVHADSEALDGTKAVGIGPLAIGNVKYKVESGLFKKMIEADKVVAFDFQDAFSLAREIAR, from the coding sequence GTGCGCAAACACATCCTTCACATGATAACGCCGCTGAAGCACATGAGCCCCTTCGACGTGAACATGGCGCTCGACGCGGGGTTCGACGCGGTGGTGCCCTATACGGGCGTGAGCCTCGGCGAAGTGACCGGGCTGGTGCAGGACGCGATCTTCTCGCGTCCGCCGGATGCCGGTGCGGATTCCGGCGTGTTCATCGCCGGCAAGGACGTTTCGCTTGCGCTCGACATGTTCAACGCGGCGAAAAAGGCGATGGTGCCGCCCTTCCAGCTTTCCGTGTTCGCCGATCCCGCAGGATCGTTCACCACCGCCGCGGCCATGGTCGCCAAGGTGGAGAAGGCGCTGACGAAAAAGTTCGACCGCAGCTTGAAGGACACGCGTGTCGCCATTTTCGGGGCCACGGGCGTGGTCGGCTTCTGCACCGCCGTTATCGCCGCGAGGCAGGGCGCGCGGGTGACGCTGGTCGGACACGATGGCGCGAGCCGCGTCGAGGCGATCGGCGCGGAGATGAAGCAGCGCTTCGACGTTCAGGTCGCGGCGACCGATGGCTCAACCGAGCGGGGCAAGACATCCATCGCCGCCGAATCGGAGGTCGTCCTGTCCGCGGCAAAGGCAGGCGTGCAGGTTCTGTCGAAGGGCCAGCTTGGCAGCGCCACGCATCTGCTGGTGGCCGCCGACGTCAACGCGGTTCCGCCCGCCGGGATCGAGGGACTGTCGGTTCACGCCGACAGCGAAGCGCTTGATGGCACGAAGGCGGTCGGCATCGGCCCGCTCGCCATCGGAAATGTCAAGTACAAGGTCGAATCCGGGCTTTTCAAGAAGATGATCGAGGCCGATAAGGTGGTCGCTTTCGATTTTCAGGACGCGTTTTCGCTTGCTCGTGAAATTGCCAGGTAA
- a CDS encoding RimK family alpha-L-glutamate ligase, translated as MLDILLCNDCTGPQSKALARALRAHGAKVTVAPLASLVFDSGAAHGLTIPGLGEKLPDAVLVRSIAAGSFEAVTRRLGILHALERLGVPVWNSAKAIERCVDKSMTTFLLAAQGIPTPRSFAVEGLQAAGEIVAREGVPLVLKPLFGAQGRGICLVNSAADLPPPEQVADTYYLQHYVNRDGPPFHDYRVFVCAGRAVARMRRRSSEWITNVNRGGSPEASEANLSVELDRLAVAAAQAVEADFAGVDIIRARSGDLYVLEVNSMPAWSGLQSVVDVDISAAVADALIALVATRQPPRLVSSAIP; from the coding sequence ATGCTTGACATCCTGCTCTGCAACGACTGCACGGGGCCGCAATCGAAGGCGCTTGCGCGGGCCTTGCGGGCGCATGGCGCGAAGGTCACGGTCGCGCCACTCGCAAGCCTGGTTTTCGATTCCGGCGCGGCGCACGGCCTGACGATTCCCGGCCTCGGCGAGAAACTACCGGACGCCGTACTTGTCCGCTCTATCGCAGCGGGCAGTTTCGAGGCCGTCACCCGCAGGCTGGGCATCCTGCACGCGCTGGAACGGCTGGGCGTGCCGGTGTGGAACTCGGCCAAGGCCATTGAGCGCTGCGTGGACAAGTCGATGACGACGTTCCTGCTTGCCGCGCAGGGCATTCCCACGCCACGCAGCTTCGCGGTCGAGGGGTTGCAAGCCGCAGGCGAGATCGTCGCGCGCGAAGGCGTTCCGCTGGTGCTGAAACCCTTGTTCGGCGCGCAGGGCCGGGGCATTTGCCTTGTCAATTCCGCCGCCGATCTTCCGCCGCCCGAGCAGGTTGCGGACACCTATTATCTCCAGCACTACGTGAACCGCGACGGCCCGCCCTTCCATGACTATCGCGTCTTCGTTTGCGCAGGCCGAGCCGTCGCCCGGATGCGCCGACGCAGTTCGGAATGGATCACCAATGTCAATCGCGGCGGCTCGCCGGAGGCGAGCGAAGCCAACTTGTCCGTCGAACTGGACCGGCTCGCGGTCGCCGCCGCTCAAGCGGTCGAGGCGGATTTCGCGGGCGTGGACATCATCAGGGCGCGAAGCGGGGACCTGTACGTGCTGGAGGTCAACAGCATGCCGGCATGGTCGGGGCTTCAATCGGTGGTCGATGTCGATATTTCCGCCGCCGTCGCGGACGCGCTGATCGCATTGGTCGCGACCCGCCAACCACCACGGCTGGTGTCGTCGGCGATCCCCTGA
- a CDS encoding triphosphoribosyl-dephospho-CoA synthase, with translation MEARRKLVRDAFVYACEQEIDALKPGNVHRFAGGHGMSAQDFLTSARVSAAPMSDPALPVGRRILDAVRATQTAVHANTNLGILLLCAPVADAALTEAADLRAGIANVLERMTMQDTAAIFEAIATANPGGLGDGGANDVREPPRAGLLDAMREAANRDRIAYQYANDYKDIFETGLPALASALREGRHGMWPTVAVYMAFLTAFPDSHIQRKSGANRAESVKAEAAQIRDRLALITNEAAKLNLLLGFDESLKKRGINPGTSADLTVCCLFVHSLIERLHNPGVNA, from the coding sequence ATGGAAGCGCGGCGCAAACTCGTCCGCGACGCCTTCGTCTACGCCTGCGAGCAGGAGATCGACGCGCTGAAGCCGGGCAATGTGCACCGCTTCGCCGGGGGGCACGGCATGTCGGCGCAAGACTTCCTGACCAGCGCACGCGTTTCGGCAGCACCCATGTCCGACCCGGCTCTGCCGGTCGGACGGCGCATACTCGACGCGGTGAGGGCGACACAGACAGCGGTGCACGCCAATACCAATCTCGGCATTCTTCTGCTCTGCGCGCCGGTCGCGGACGCCGCGCTGACGGAGGCCGCCGACCTGCGCGCCGGTATCGCCAACGTTCTCGAACGCATGACCATGCAGGACACAGCCGCAATCTTTGAGGCGATAGCGACGGCGAACCCCGGCGGGCTGGGCGACGGCGGCGCGAACGATGTGCGCGAACCGCCCCGCGCGGGCCTGCTCGACGCGATGCGCGAGGCGGCGAACCGCGACCGCATCGCCTACCAATACGCCAATGATTACAAGGACATATTCGAGACCGGCCTGCCCGCGCTGGCATCGGCGTTGAGGGAAGGAAGGCATGGCATGTGGCCGACGGTTGCTGTCTATATGGCGTTCCTGACCGCTTTTCCCGACAGCCATATCCAGCGCAAATCCGGCGCGAATCGCGCCGAATCCGTAAAGGCCGAAGCGGCACAAATCCGCGACCGGCTGGCGCTCATCACCAACGAAGCGGCGAAGCTGAACCTGTTGCTCGGCTTCGATGAAAGCCTGAAGAAACGCGGCATCAATCCGGGAACTTCGGCGGACCTGACCGTGTGTTGCCTTTTCGTCCATAGCTTGATCGAGCGCTTGCATAATCCCGGTGTTAATGCTTGA
- a CDS encoding formylmethanofuran dehydrogenase subunit C encodes MSALTFKLKQEPPERLELSPLTPHGLAGMGKAEIEKIGIGTTRFGSRVGDIFRVGKGNAANIVFEGGSARFDGVASGLSDGAIRVVGRVGSQAGRLMQGGTLLVEGDAGPFAASCMAGGRVEILGDAGDRLGAPLAGEMAGMKGGVVIVRGRAGERAGDRMRRGLIAIGKDCGDYAASRMIAGTLVVLGKAGAMPGYLMRRGTIVLGRMPAAMSAGFVETGGGELAFTALLDRHLAAEGIGVMLLRRAPRRFGGDNAVLGLGEILLRR; translated from the coding sequence GTGAGCGCGCTGACCTTCAAGCTCAAACAGGAGCCGCCCGAGCGGCTCGAACTTTCCCCGCTGACGCCGCACGGGCTTGCGGGCATGGGTAAGGCCGAAATCGAAAAGATCGGGATCGGCACGACGCGGTTCGGCTCCCGTGTCGGCGACATATTTCGGGTCGGCAAGGGAAATGCCGCCAATATCGTCTTCGAGGGCGGCAGCGCACGATTCGACGGCGTGGCGTCGGGCTTGTCGGACGGCGCGATCCGTGTCGTCGGGCGGGTGGGTTCGCAGGCCGGGCGACTGATGCAGGGTGGTACGCTGCTGGTCGAGGGCGATGCGGGGCCGTTCGCGGCCTCGTGCATGGCTGGGGGTCGCGTGGAAATTCTGGGCGATGCGGGCGACAGGCTCGGCGCGCCGCTGGCCGGGGAGATGGCCGGCATGAAGGGCGGCGTCGTGATCGTGCGCGGCAGGGCCGGCGAACGCGCGGGCGACCGCATGCGGCGCGGCCTGATTGCCATCGGCAAGGATTGCGGCGACTACGCCGCCTCGCGGATGATTGCGGGCACGCTTGTGGTGCTCGGCAAGGCGGGCGCGATGCCGGGCTATCTCATGCGGCGCGGCACCATCGTGCTTGGCCGGATGCCCGCCGCCATGTCCGCGGGCTTCGTCGAAACGGGCGGCGGCGAACTCGCCTTCACCGCGCTGCTCGACCGCCACCTCGCCGCCGAGGGGATTGGCGTGATGCTGCTGCGGCGCGCGCCGCGCCGCTTCGGCGGCGACAACGCCGTGCTCGGACTCGGCGAAATCCTCCTGCGCCGCTGA
- the fhcD gene encoding formylmethanofuran--tetrahydromethanopterin N-formyltransferase, whose protein sequence is MSKLNLRGVEIEDTFAEAFGMKATAIVITAPTMKWARQAAISMTGFATSVIACGCEAAIDVEMAGAQTPDGRPGVRVMLFSMSTDELQKQLQTRVGQCVLTSPGSACFAAMEGTEDLKLGSALRYFGDGFQISKRLGGRHFWRVPVMDGEFLCEATTRMTRAAVGGGNLLLLAETGEKALAAAEAAVAAIEAVPGAIMPFPGGIVRSGSKVGGKYKGMMASTNDAYAPTLRHLPQSKLGPDINAVLEIVIDGETSDAVAAAMKAGVAAVARLGPARGAKRITAGNYGGKLGKFHYHLKDLLP, encoded by the coding sequence ATGTCGAAGCTGAACCTGCGGGGCGTCGAGATCGAGGACACGTTTGCCGAGGCATTCGGCATGAAGGCGACGGCCATCGTCATCACCGCGCCGACAATGAAATGGGCGCGGCAGGCGGCCATCTCCATGACCGGCTTTGCGACCTCGGTCATCGCCTGCGGCTGTGAGGCGGCCATCGATGTCGAAATGGCTGGCGCGCAGACGCCGGACGGTCGTCCCGGCGTACGGGTCATGCTCTTTTCGATGAGCACGGATGAATTGCAGAAGCAGTTGCAGACGCGGGTCGGCCAATGCGTGCTGACCTCGCCGGGTAGTGCCTGCTTCGCTGCGATGGAAGGCACTGAGGATCTGAAGCTTGGCTCGGCGCTGCGCTATTTCGGCGACGGATTCCAGATTTCCAAGCGGCTCGGCGGGCGTCATTTCTGGCGTGTGCCGGTGATGGACGGCGAGTTCCTGTGCGAGGCGACGACCCGCATGACGCGCGCCGCCGTCGGCGGCGGTAACCTGCTCCTGCTGGCGGAAACGGGCGAAAAAGCACTCGCCGCCGCTGAGGCGGCCGTTGCGGCCATCGAAGCGGTCCCGGGCGCGATCATGCCGTTTCCCGGCGGCATCGTGCGGTCGGGTTCGAAGGTCGGCGGCAAGTACAAGGGCATGATGGCCTCGACCAACGACGCCTATGCGCCGACGCTGCGGCATCTGCCGCAATCGAAGCTTGGTCCCGACATCAACGCCGTTCTGGAAATCGTCATCGACGGCGAGACGTCCGATGCGGTTGCCGCCGCGATGAAGGCGGGCGTCGCCGCCGTCGCGAGGCTCGGGCCGGCAAGGGGCGCAAAGCGCATCACCGCCGGGAACTATGGCGGCAAGCTCGGCAAGTTCCACTATCATCTGAAGGACCTGCTGCCGTGA
- the mch gene encoding methenyltetrahydromethanopterin cyclohydrolase, which translates to MSLNANAGAIVAEMLHDADNLRIAATTGPLGETLVDAGARCTGSIEAGLQMARAAMGGLGTITTGMDRATPKWPLIVEVRSSQPVLACLAAQYAGWSLSNGDYFAMGSGPGRALARVEPLFQTLGYEEQAENCVLILETAKPPVEAIVRKVADATGLAPEKLTFVFAPTQSLAGTAQIVARVLEVALHKANDLKFPLDDILEGAACVPLPAPHPDFLTAMGRTNDAIIYGGLVQLFVRGSSEAARRLAEQLPSITSRDYGRPFAEIFKAFKGDFYAIDPLLFSPAEAIVTNVETGETFRTGGRDLLLLERSLG; encoded by the coding sequence ATGTCTCTGAACGCAAACGCAGGCGCGATTGTCGCTGAGATGCTGCATGACGCCGACAATTTGCGAATCGCTGCAACAACCGGACCGCTCGGTGAAACGCTGGTCGACGCGGGAGCCAGATGCACGGGCAGCATCGAGGCGGGTCTCCAGATGGCACGCGCCGCCATGGGCGGCCTCGGCACGATCACCACCGGCATGGATCGCGCCACGCCGAAATGGCCGCTCATCGTGGAGGTTCGCTCCTCGCAGCCGGTGCTCGCCTGCCTAGCCGCGCAATATGCGGGATGGAGCCTGTCCAACGGCGATTATTTCGCAATGGGCTCGGGACCGGGACGCGCGCTGGCCCGCGTCGAGCCCCTGTTCCAGACACTGGGCTATGAGGAGCAGGCCGAGAACTGCGTGCTGATCCTTGAAACGGCCAAACCGCCGGTCGAGGCAATCGTACGCAAGGTCGCGGACGCGACAGGCCTTGCGCCCGAAAAGCTCACATTCGTCTTCGCGCCTACGCAAAGCCTCGCGGGCACCGCGCAGATCGTCGCCCGCGTGCTGGAAGTCGCGCTGCACAAGGCGAACGACCTCAAATTTCCGCTCGACGATATTCTGGAAGGCGCGGCCTGCGTGCCGCTGCCCGCGCCGCACCCCGATTTCCTCACCGCGATGGGGCGAACCAACGACGCCATCATCTATGGCGGGCTGGTGCAGCTTTTCGTCAGGGGGTCGTCGGAGGCGGCGAGGCGTCTGGCGGAACAGCTCCCCAGCATCACGTCGCGGGACTACGGGCGTCCATTCGCCGAAATCTTCAAGGCGTTCAAAGGCGATTTCTACGCCATCGACCCGCTGCTTTTCAGTCCTGCCGAGGCCATCGTGACCAACGTGGAAACCGGCGAGACTTTCCGGACGGGCGGACGGGACCTGTTGTTGCTGGAACGCAGCCTTGGTTAG